In a genomic window of Variovorax paradoxus:
- a CDS encoding histidine kinase, which yields MNAPRDSLPETGTETYLFASNDGARITWLTDALSRLGSVVTLSLDAKSIDERITLLGPAAVFIDFSPDQGTEAAGQLHQRLKRDWSTLPVLATGNSVEPAGMLAALRAGVDDFIDMAAPPADAVHTLQALLDRRGNLQTGTRGKTLALLGARAGLGVTTLASNLALALSDQLEHGQATPQARNPRHGVALLDLGLPARDGLLYLDTQSGFSFVDGVRNLRRLDQTLLHTALAHHASGVAVLPLPANLAQIREISHADSVALIKRLGDFFDFQIADLGGFSTIDFVAQTVRETHRAWVVCDQSIGGIVSTASMLKELYTRGVEAERLALVVNKFDSHVNLAAKDIADRLELPLHHVLPARSAQLMSAASRGEMLVRTARGDPYSQAVAGLARGLHQELTAATGQAPAKSPLWGALTSRFSSPRKRSSQG from the coding sequence ATGAACGCTCCCCGCGACAGTCTCCCGGAAACAGGGACGGAAACCTATCTGTTCGCGTCGAACGATGGAGCCCGCATCACCTGGCTGACCGATGCGCTCAGTCGACTCGGGTCCGTGGTCACGCTGAGCCTCGATGCCAAGTCGATCGACGAACGCATCACCTTGCTGGGACCGGCAGCGGTCTTCATCGACTTTTCGCCCGACCAGGGCACGGAAGCGGCAGGCCAGCTCCACCAACGACTCAAGCGCGACTGGTCGACGCTGCCGGTGCTAGCGACGGGCAACTCCGTCGAACCGGCAGGCATGCTCGCCGCCCTGCGCGCCGGTGTCGACGACTTCATCGACATGGCCGCTCCTCCTGCGGATGCGGTGCATACGTTGCAAGCCCTGCTCGACAGGCGCGGCAATCTGCAAACCGGAACCCGGGGCAAGACACTTGCGCTGCTGGGCGCACGCGCCGGCCTGGGCGTCACGACGCTCGCATCGAACCTCGCCCTGGCGCTCAGCGACCAACTGGAACACGGGCAGGCCACCCCCCAGGCGCGCAATCCCCGTCACGGCGTGGCACTGCTCGACCTCGGACTGCCCGCACGCGATGGATTGCTCTATCTCGACACCCAGAGTGGCTTCAGTTTCGTCGACGGCGTGCGCAATCTCAGGCGACTCGACCAGACCTTGCTGCATACGGCCCTCGCCCATCATGCAAGCGGCGTGGCGGTCCTGCCGTTGCCAGCGAATCTCGCCCAGATCCGGGAGATTTCGCATGCGGATTCGGTTGCGCTGATCAAGAGGCTCGGGGACTTCTTCGATTTTCAAATCGCTGACCTAGGCGGGTTCTCCACGATCGATTTCGTTGCACAGACGGTGCGCGAGACGCATCGCGCCTGGGTGGTCTGCGACCAGAGCATCGGCGGCATCGTGTCAACCGCGAGCATGCTCAAGGAGCTGTACACGCGCGGGGTGGAAGCCGAGCGGCTGGCGCTGGTCGTCAACAAGTTCGACAGCCACGTCAACCTCGCCGCCAAGGACATCGCTGACCGGCTCGAATTGCCGCTGCACCATGTGCTGCCCGCGCGCAGCGCGCAACTCATGTCCGCGGCCAGCCGCGGCGAAATGCTCGTGCGCACAGCGCGCGGCGACCCCTACTCGCAAGCGGTCGCGGGACTTGCCCGCGGCCTCCACCAGGAACTCACGGCCGCCACCGGCCAGGCTCCGGCCAAATCCCCGCTGTGGGGCGCGCTCACGTCGCGCTTCTCGAGCCCTCGGAAGAGATCCAGTCAAGGTTGA
- a CDS encoding CpaF family protein, with the protein MSTDIEFADDDQAFITSQQFQDIKSWTHDHLLSRIEELGAEFGRWSRASIQQFVELEVDSFVRLRRVPINDREMQLISDALTKELAGFGPLEDLLNDPAVEDILINGYQNVYVSRHGILERETLRFADSEHVMRIVRRILAPLGRRLDEANPMVDARLPDGGRINVIIEPLAIDGLSVSIRKFRKDPLTPADLVKLGTFDAGMAQLLEIAVRARCNVLVSGGTSSGKTSLLNALASFIPSTERVITIEDTAELSLRTSHVVRLESRPGGFDGTGVVSIRDLLRNSLRMRPDRIIVGEVRGAEVIEMMQAMNTGHEGSMGTIHASSPRECLYRLEMLAGFAGYQGSEVSLRRQIANAIDFIVQIGRLSNGQRRILSLSEVTGVNDNVVAMQELYRYEPVVSPDGEERDRWVSLGIAPHSPKITRFRQSLARAHGDQRA; encoded by the coding sequence ATGTCCACCGATATCGAATTCGCCGACGACGACCAGGCGTTCATCACCTCCCAGCAGTTCCAGGACATCAAGAGCTGGACGCACGATCACCTGCTCAGCCGCATCGAGGAGCTGGGCGCGGAGTTCGGCCGCTGGTCGCGCGCCTCGATCCAGCAGTTCGTTGAGCTGGAGGTCGACAGCTTCGTGCGCCTGCGCCGCGTGCCGATCAACGACCGCGAGATGCAGCTCATCTCGGATGCGCTCACGAAGGAACTCGCGGGCTTCGGCCCGCTGGAAGACCTGCTCAACGACCCCGCGGTCGAAGACATCCTGATCAACGGCTACCAGAACGTCTACGTATCGCGCCACGGCATCCTGGAGCGCGAGACCCTGCGCTTCGCCGACTCCGAGCACGTGATGCGCATCGTGCGCCGCATCCTCGCGCCGCTGGGTCGCCGGCTCGACGAAGCCAACCCCATGGTCGACGCGCGCCTGCCCGACGGCGGGCGCATCAACGTGATCATCGAGCCGCTCGCGATCGACGGCCTGTCGGTCTCGATCCGCAAGTTCCGCAAGGACCCGCTCACGCCGGCCGACCTGGTCAAGCTCGGCACTTTCGACGCCGGCATGGCGCAGTTGCTCGAAATCGCCGTGCGCGCGCGCTGCAACGTGCTAGTGAGCGGCGGAACCAGTTCCGGAAAGACCTCGCTGCTCAACGCGCTGGCGAGCTTCATTCCTTCCACCGAGCGCGTCATCACGATCGAGGACACCGCCGAGCTGTCGCTGCGGACTAGCCATGTGGTGCGTCTGGAGAGCCGCCCCGGCGGATTCGACGGCACCGGCGTCGTCTCGATCCGGGACCTGCTGCGCAACAGCCTGCGCATGCGGCCCGACCGCATCATCGTGGGCGAAGTGCGTGGCGCCGAGGTGATCGAAATGATGCAGGCGATGAACACCGGCCATGAGGGCTCGATGGGAACGATCCACGCTAGTTCGCCCCGCGAATGCCTTTACCGCCTCGAAATGCTAGCGGGCTTCGCGGGCTATCAGGGTAGCGAAGTCAGCCTACGCCGCCAGATCGCGAATGCGATCGACTTCATCGTTCAGATCGGCCGACTCTCGAATGGACAGCGCCGCATCCTCTCGCTCAGCGAGGTGACGGGTGTGAACGACAACGTGGTGGCCATGCAGGAGCTGTATCGCTACGAACCGGTCGTCTCTCCGGACGGCGAGGAACGCGATCGCTGGGTGTCGCTCGGCATCGCGCCGCACTCGCCGAAGATCACGCGGTTCCGGCAATCGCTCGCTAGAGCGCACGGAGATCAGCGTGCGTGA